The genome window TTGCGGCCTCGGTGCCTGCCACGGCCCTCTTTCCGGCCTTTCTGCTCCTCTTTTTGCACCTGCCCGGCGGCCTCAACCTGGCCTCGGTGGTGTTGATGCTGACCGGGACCCAGTGGTACCTGCTGTTCAACGTCATCGCCGGTGCCAGCGCCATCCCCCAGGACCTCAAATATACCGCGGCGCTGCTCCACCTGGACCGTTTCACCCGCTGGCGTACCTTGATCCTTCCGGCCCTCTTTCCCTACATCGTCACCGGCGCCATCACCGCCGGCGGTGGCGCCTGGAACGCCAGTATTGTGGCCGAGTATGTGGAATTCGGCGGGCAGACCCTGTCCGTCACCGGCATTGGCTCGGTCATCGCGGGGGCCACCGCCCATGGCGACTACCCCCTCCTGTTGGCCGGGACCCTGGCTATGATCCTGGCGGTGGTGGCTCTCAACCGGCTCCTCTGGCGGCGCCTCTACCAATTGGCCGAAGAACGCTTTCGCATGGAATGAATGGGGAGGAATCCCACCATGGCCCAAGACACCCTGCTGCAGCTCAACCAGGTCAGCCAACGCTATCGCAGCGGCCAGCGCACCTTCACCGCCGTGGAGCAGGTCAATCTCTCCATTGCCACGGGCGAATTCGTCTGCCTGCTGGGCCCATCCGGCTGTGGGAAGAGCACCCTGCTGCGCATCATCACCGGGCTGCAGCGCCCCAGCGAGGGCGAAGTGCTGTATCGGGGCGAGCCCCTGCGCGGGGTCAATCCCCACGCTACCATCGTCTTCCAGACCTTTGCCCTCTTCCCCTGGCTCTCGGTGCTGGGCAACGTGGAGATCGCGCTGAAGGCCCGGGGCGTCCCGGCCGGCCTGCGCACCACCCGGGCCCTGGACTTGCTGGACCGGGTGGGGCTGGATGGCTTTGAAAGCGCGTATCCCCGGGAACTTTCGGGCGGCATGCGTCAGAAGGTGGGCTTTGCCCGGGCCATGGCCGTGGAGCCGGAGCTCCTCTGCCTGGACGAACCCTTCTCGGCCCTGGATGTGCTGAGCGCCGAATCCCTGCGCAGCGACCTGATGGAGCTGTGGACCAGCGGCCGCATCCCCACCAAAGCGGTGCTCATGGTGACCTACAACATCGAGGAAGCGGTGCTCATGGCAGGCCGCATTGTGGTCATGGACAAGAATCCGGGCCGGGTGGTGGCCGACCTCACAGTAGACCTGCCCTACCCGCGCCAGCGCAAGAGCCCGGGCTTCACCGGCATCGTGGACCGGGTCTATGGCCTGTTGGCCGGCCAGACCCAGCCCGAGCATGTGGAGCTGGGCACCGCGCCGGGCGAGCCAGGCATCACCCGCAGCCTGCCCCACATCGCCATCCACGATCTCACAGGCCTGCTGGAACACCTGGCCGACGCCCCCGGCAACCGGGCCGACATCTACCGGTTGGCCGGGGAGCTCCACATCGACTCGGACCACCTGCTACGCCTGATCGAGGCGGCCGAGCTGCTGGGGTTTGTCACCATTGTCCAGGGCGACATTTCCCTCACGCCCCTGGGTGAAACCTTTGTGGAGGCCGGCATCCTGGGGCGTAAGGAAATCTTCGCCGCCCGCATCCGCCGCCTCCCCATCTTTAAGTGGCTCTTTGCCCTGCTGCGGGCAGCCGATCAGCATCAACTGGAATGGGACGTGGTCCGCACCGCATTGGAACTGGACTTTCCCCGGGAGGAGGCCGAACGTCAACTGGAAACTGTCGTGGATTGGGGGCGCTACGCCGAAGTGCTGGCCTACGACGACAGCGAGGAGCTGCTGGTGTTGGAACCTGGTGCTGAAGCCCCCGCACCCCGAGCCCACCCATGAAGAACCGTTCTGGACAGGAGACCCAAACCGGCGTTCTTCGGTAAAATCGGTGGTTTCTGCAGTGGACTCAATCCTGGGGCCGTCTTCCGGATGAATCGGCCAGGGCCTTGCGTACCGCCTCCAGGGTCGGTGGGATCACCACCGGCGCGCCGCCGGCCTCCATGGCCGCGCCCACGTCCTTCAGGCCGCTGCCGGTGTTGATGACCACCACCGTCTCGTCCGGCCGGACCAGCCCCTGCTCCACCGCCTGGGCCAGGCCGGCCAGGGCCGCCGCGCCGGCCGGTTCGGCAAAGACCCCCGCCAGGCGGGCCAGGGGCAGGATGGCCGCCAGGATGGCTTCGTCCGGCACGGCCAGGAACGCGCCGCCCGTCTCCCGCACCGCACGCAGGGCCTTGAAGGGATCCCGGGGCGCGTCCACGCTGATGCTGTCGGCCCGGGTGGTGGCCTCCACCGGCGCCGGCACTTCCCGGCCGGCGCGCCAGGCGTTGTAGAGCGCGGCGCTGCGGGTGGACTGGACGCCGTAGAGGCGGGGCATGCGGTCGATCCAGCCCAGGGCCAGCAGATCCTGGAATCCCTTGTGCACACCGCCCAGGATGCAGCCGTCCCCCACGGAGACGAAGACGGCATCGGGCGCCAGGAAGGGCGCCGGGCCGGCCAGGTCGGTCTGGGCCTGGGCCAGTTGGGCCCCAATCTCCAGGGAGACCGTCTTCTTGCCTTCGGTCATGTACGGGTTGTAACCGGTGCTGCGGTTGTACCAGCCGAACTCCCGGCAGGCGGCCAGACAGAGATCGTAGGCCTGGTCATAGGAGCCGTCCACAGCCAGGACCAGGCTGCCGTGGACCAGGAGCTGGGCGATTTTGGCTGGCGGCGCGGCCTTGGGCACGAAGATGACGTTGGGCTGGCCGGCCGCGGCGCTCAACACGGCCAGCGCAGCCGCGGCGTTGCCGGTGCTGGCCGTGGCCACCACCGCCGCGCCCTGCTCCCGGGCCCGGGCCACCGCGATGGCCGAGGCCCGATCCTTGAGGGAGGCACTGGGATTGCGGCCGTCGTCTTTGATGAAGAGATGGCGCAGCCCCAGGGAATCCGCCAGCCGGGGGACGGCCAGCAGGGGCGTGTCCCCCACGGGCAGGGGCGGCAGGCTCTCCCGGCGGGCCAGGGGCAGGAGCGGCCAGAAGCGGCCGATGCCCCGGTCCGGGTCCGCCATCAGCTGGCCTGGCGGGATGGCCTGGGCCAGGGCCTGGTAGTCGTAGATCACGTCCAGGGTGCCCAGGTCGCTGCCCGTGTTGGGCCGGCAAGAGCAGACGTAGTCCAGCTCCCCGACCCGGTAGGTGGTGCCGCAGCGCAGGCAGCGCAGACCGACGACGAAGGGCGGCTGTTCCTGGACGATGGCGCTGGTTGCCATGACATTCCTCCCGTTTTCATTTCCCTGCTTTTGTCTTTTACAATACCCACTGAAACATTTCCTTCCCCAGATTCCAGCCAGGGAGGCGTCTCCGGCGGCCTGGAGCCGGCCTGGACGCCCCTGCACCCACAGCCTCAACCTGGAAAGGGTTTGCCACCATGGACCGACAGCCGAACCTGATCTTCCTGATGCCCGACCAGCTGCGTCACGACTTTCTGAGCTGCTACGGCGCCACCTTTGTGGAGACACCCCACATCGACAGCCTGGCTGCCCATGGCGTCCGCTATACCCGGGCCTATTCCACTTCGCCCGTCTGCGTGCCGGCCCGGGCTTCCCTGTTGACCGGCATGAACGCCCTCAAGAACGGCGTCACCGACAACGGCCAGTGGCTGCGCCCGGACCTGGCTGCCATGGGCATCCACACCTGGCCGGAAATTCTGGCCCGCCACGGCTACTATACCGCGGCCATCGGCAAAATGCACTTCTATCCCTGGGACATCAAGCATGGCTTTCAATATCGGGTGGCAGCCGAGGATAAGCGCTGGATCCATGTGCGGGATGACTACTACCACTTCTTGCGGGAGCGGGGCCACCGGAAGTATCACGGCAACGAGCATGAAGGCTACTACGAAAACAAGGGCGCTATCATCAACAAATTGCCCTGGGAATACTCAGTGGACCACTTCGTGGGGCAAGAGGCGGTGCGCTTCATCCGCCAGTATGGCAACGACGGCCCCTTCGCGCTGATGGTGGGCTTCCCCGGCCCCCACTGCCCCTACGATCCCAACGAAGAGTTTCTGGACGCGGTGGATCCAGAGCGGCTGCCCCCGGCAGTGCCAGAGGTTCCTGGCGCCGCACCCGGCCTGCGGGCCAACAACATCGAGGGCAACCGCAAGCCGTGGAATGGCGTAGATTACAGCGAATTCACCGAGGCCCACAAGCAGAAGATCCGCCACCACTACGCGGCCCTGGTCAAGCAGATCGACGAGGAAGTGGGCCAGATCCTTCAGGCCCTGGAGGAAGAGGGGCTGCTGGAGAACACCGTCATCCTCTTTGCCAGCGACCACGGCGACTACCTGGGCGACCACAACCTCATCGGCAAAGGGACCTTCTTCGAGGCCAGCATCCACATTCCCCTCATCGTTCGGCTGCCGAGGCGGGCAGAAGCGACCGTAGTGGATGACCTGGTGGAGCTGGGCGATGTGACCGCCACCCTGCTGGCGCTGGCCGGCTGCCCCGTGCCGGGCTACATGGATTCCCGCCCCCTGCCCGGCCTGGGCCTGGGCGTGGCAGAGGGCCGGGACTACAGCATCGGCATGGTGAGCGACGGCTGGATGATCTTCGACGGGCGCTGGAAACTGGCCAAATACAAAACCGGCGAAATTCTCTTCTTCGACCTGGACAATGATCCCCACGAGCAGCACAACCTGCTCTGGGATCCGGCCCATCGGGAGCGCTACCTGGCCATGGACGCGCGCCTGACCCAGGCCATCATGGAGGCCGTCACCGCCTCCCATGCCGACAAGCGGGTCTATCACAACTCCCTCTCTGGCGACCCCAGCTTCGGCCGGGAATCCTGGACGCGCCCCTACCCCCAGCGCTGGAATGGAGCCCCCTAACCCGGCTTTTTACAGGCAAGTCAATCAACAACGGACGCGAGGAGCGCAACCCCATGATCCGGCCCGTTCTACAAGACGATGCCTTTCTGGCCGACGTGGCCCAGGCCCGCCAGCAGGCCGACGGCTTTTGCCTCTGGTGGCTGGGCCAAAGCGGCTTTTTGCTCCAGTGGCAGGGACGCCACCTGCTCCTGGACCCCTACCTGTCGGACTCCCTGACCCGGAAGTATGCCCACACCGACAAACCCCACATCCGCATGACGGAACGGGTGGTGGCGCCGGAACGGCTGGACTTCATCGACGTGGTGACCTCCAGCCACAACCACACCGACCATCTAGATGCCGAGACCCTGATCCCGCTCATGCAGGTCAACCCCGGGCTGACGCTGGTCATCCCCGAGGCCAACCGGGACTTTGTGGCCCAGCGGCTGGGCTGCGACCCTGCCTGGCCCCTGGGCGTGGACGCTGGCCGCTCGGTCACGGTGGCAGGTTTCACCTTCCATGGCGTGCCCGCGGCCCACGAAAGCCTGGAGACCGATGAGCAGGGTCGCCACAAGTTTCTGGGCTATGTGATTCAGTTTGGCCGGTGGACCCTCTACCACAGCGGGGATACGGTACGCTACCCGGGGATGGCGGAGCTACTCCGGCGCTGGCCCATCGACGTGGCCATCCTGCCCATCAACGGGAGCAAGCCGGAGCGCCGGGTGGCCGGCAACCTGGATGGACGCCAGGCGGCCCAACTGGCCCATGATGTCGGCGCGCGGCTGGTCATCCCTTGCCACTACGAGATGTTCACCTTCAACACCGCCTCGCCGGACGAGTTCATCGCGGCCTGTCGGGAGCTGGGGCAGCCTTATCAGGTTTTACGGGCCGGGGAACGCTTCCACTATCCCCCGCCCTGGTACAGTCTGGCGTAAATACCACAGCAGAAATTCCGGGTGCCCTCTGGGCGCTACCTATGGTGGAAACCATCGGCGGCTCTACTGCAAAAAGGTCAAATGAGGACGCTGATTCGGATGATTCTCCCCTGCGTTTCTCTGCGGCTTTGCGCCCTCTGCGCCTTTGCGTTGCAAAAATACCCTTTTTGCAAGGGAGTCATTGGCGAAGTTCTGCCAGGATTTACTAAGCCGGCCTCTCAGCCCGCCGGCTGCCCCTGGACCACCCGCTGCTCCAGCCATTCGACCCACGCCTCCATGCCGGTGCCGTGGAGGGCGGACAGCTGAAAGACCTGGGCCTGGGGGTTCAGGGCCTTCACTCCATGGAGGAAGCGGTCCACGTCGAAGGGGATGTAGGGCAACAGGTCCACCTTGTTGAGGAGGAGCACATCTACCCCCCGAAACATGGAGGGATATTTGTAGGGCTTATCGTCCCCTTCGGGCACGCTGGCCACCAGGACATTCACGTGGGTGCCCAGTTGAAAATGGGCCGGGCAGACCAGGTTCCCCACGTTTTCCACCACCAGCAGGTCCAGGGCGTCCAGGGGCAGTTGGTCCAGCGCCGGACTGAGCATGTTGGCATCCAGGTGGCAGTTGCCGCCGGTGTTGATCTGCACCACCGGGACGCCCAGGCCGGCAATCCGTTCCGCGTCCAGGCTGGTGGCGATGTCGCCGTCCACGTAGCCCAGCCGCAGACGGTCCCGCAGCCGGGCCACGGTGGCGGTGATGAGGGTGGTCTTGCCCGCGCCAGGGGAAGCCATCACGTTGAGGCCGAAGATGCCGTGGGCGTCCAGCCGGCGTCGCACATCGGCCGCCAGGACTTCGTTGGCATGGAGAATGTTTTGGACCACGGGAATGCGTGCCATCCTTCACTCCACTTCGATGCTTTCCAGGCGGAATTCGTCGCCCCCCACCACCTGGACGGCCGGGCTTTTGCACACAGGGCAGCGAAAGTCTGCCTGGGCGTCCAGGGGGGTCTCGGCGCCACAGCCCTGACACTGGAGCCAGGCGGGCACACGCCGAAAGTGCAGCTGCGCGTCAGCGGCGAGGGTCCCCCGGGCAATCTGCTCCCAGTAGAACTGCACCGAGTCGTCCACAATGCTGGAGAGTTGGCCAATCACCAGGTAGAGGTGGGTGACCTTCCTGGCCTGGGCGGCCCTGGCATGCGCCAGGGTCAGGTCCAGCAGATGTTGGGTAATCGCCAGCTCATGCATGGCTCCATTGTACCATGTCGAAAAGATCCGCCCCAGGGACATCTGTCCCGGAGAAGAGAGGGCAGGAAAAAGCCCGGGGCCCGCAGGTGATCTTCCTGCGGGCCCCGGACATCACTTCCCGTACTTTAACTTAACTTCCCGTACATTACTTAAAAAGAAAGAGGGAAGAGAAGCCGCCAGGTAAGGCAGCCTCAGCCGTGGCGAAGGTGTGCCAGTGGCGGGACGCCCGGCCTCGCCGCGGCTGTGGCGTCCGCTCCGAGGCGCGCATACACCTGTGCAGCCCACTCTGCCAGGGCCGCCGTTTCCGCCTCATCCATGGGCGTATTCCCCAGGCCGGCGAAATAGTTGTTCTCCTGGTAGAGGGGCGCGCGGCTGTAGAACCACCCGTCGAACACGTCCCATTCCTCGTCGGAGAGCCATCCGCCGTGGCTTTCTACGACGGCACCGCCCTGGCAGGGGGTGATGTTGTGATAGGCGTAGCCGTGGGCCAGGACCACCAGGTGGCGACAATTTCCCGGTTGCTCGGGTACTTCCCCCAGCCACCAGCTCATCACCGTCCGGCCGGACGCGCTGACCCGGCCGCTGGCCAGCTCCTGGTAGGTGGTACGCGCCCAGGATTGGATTGCCCGGACCCAGGCCGGGCCGGCGATTGTGCCCGTACCCTGGAAGACCAGGCGCTCACCGTCGCTTTGCTGCTCGAAAGGTGCAAAGCGCTGGACCATTTGCGTCCACGTCTCGGTCAGGGCCACAGAGCCCTCCACCGGCGCGCCCGCCTGATCACAGGGGCCAATGAAGGCCTCGCCTGCCGCGGTGAGCTCCAGGCGCCGACATTCCACTTCGCCATCCTCTGGGAAGGGATCCCCTTCCCAGACCAGAGCGCCTGCCTCTGCCGGAGCTCCACCGGTCGACGGCGGACTCAGCAGCGTACACGCGCTCGCGCTCCACATCAGGAAAAGCAAAAAGATCGGTAGCCAACTACGTTTCATGATGCACGACCCTCCTGTTCGAGTCGCTGGAGGGCTTCTTCTCGATATGGCGCGGCGCGTCACCCACCGACCGAGCCCGGTCCGTGCCCAGCCATCCGGGAAGACCCTCTGTTGAATGAAATAGGGAAGCGACGATTCGCTTCCAAAACCCTGATGGCAGCGGGCATGGACCTTGCTGGCTTCACGCGCATGACGACAGGAGCAACCGTCTCTCCTGCATCCGAGCACGCCATGGGGCAGCCCGCCTCGACTGCCGCACGCACGCGAAGAGTCCGACCGTCACGGCTGTAGCCCGCGGTAGGCCCGCACATGGACGCGATGGTCCACCGGCGTGAGAAAGGTGAGCAGCACACGCACATGTTCTGGCGCCGGCTCGGCCTCCCGCATCTGCCACATGCCGTGGGCGTACGCGCCCGGCGTGAGGCGAATCACATCGCCACCATAACGCATGGCGCCACCGTTTTGTTTCAGGAAAATTGTCTGGCCGGCGACCGGCTGGAAACGGGTATCCGCGGTTTCCCAAATGCCGCCGGGAGCGAAGTCAAAGGCCATCTGCGCTGCGACCCGATCCAGCCCGTCCAGCGTGGTAAAGTGCAGGTCGAAGCCGTGGCCGTGGGCATCGTGCACTTCCGTGACCCGCAGGGTGCTGGTCAGAGGTGGCAGACGGCGCAGGGAGCGCTCGCCCATGGTCGCCACCCAGCGCTCTGGCGGAACCGGGCGGCCCAGGGGCAATTCGTAGCCCGGGCGGCGGGGGTTGTGGAGGCCTTCCGAGCGGAGGGTGGCGCCCTCCTGGTCCACAGCCAGGCTGTCGCCGATGAAGCGGCCGGTGGGGCCGCCGAAGTAGGTGAAGCTGATTTTGACGCTGCTCAACTCGGCGGCGCCATAGGTGAAGGTCAACAGCCGGGTGGTATCCCGGAAGAGCGTGGCGCTGAGCAGTCCCCGGCGCACCCGCCAGAGGCCATTGACCGGGTAGTGTCGGGCGTACTCCTGGGGGATCTGTCCCTGGGTGGCAGGCGGATCGCCGGCTTTGAGCAGGGCGTAGGTCAGCCAGGGCAGGTGGATCGCGTAGCGATCCCCCCGGGCCTCGGCCTGGGTCCAGAGGAATTGGGCGGCCTCCACAAATTCGGGGTGGGGCTGCATCCGATGGGCCAGGAGGTAGCAGGGCGCCAGCCCCAGGGGCACCTCCCGGGTACCGTAGTCCTGGCGGCGGGAGAGGCCGGTCTCCGCGGTGCCGTCGGCGTGGAGCAGGTGGAGGTCGAAGGTGAGGTTGCGGATCACCGCCTCCAGGGCTGTGGGCGCGTCCCAGTGCTCGGCGATGAAGAGGACGGAGCGGTCGTTGACCGCATCGTACACCCCCACACTGCGCTCGATGAAGGCGCCTTCTGGATCGATATCGAAGCCCTCGGCCAGGTAGGCCCTGACGGTGGCATCCACGTCCAGGTCCGGGTAGAGGGCTTTGGCCTGAACCAGGGCCGAGACCATCACCCAGCGATGGTTGGGGGTGTGGAAGCCGCCGCTGGCAATGCCCGCCACGGCCCGACGGATGAAGGTTTCCAGCGTCTGGAGCAGTTCGGCCCAGGCTGGCCCCGTGGCCCCGCGGTGCCGGGCCAGCTCCACCACCGTACACAGCTCCTGGACGGTGAAGCCGGTGTCCGGGCTGGAGTCGTAGTTGACCGAGAGGAGGTCAATGAGGCCGCTTTCCCGCTGGGCCCGGGTCATGGAGGCAGCTGCCGCCGTGGCCCGGGAAAGGTGGTCCTGCCAGGACGGCTCCGTCAGGGCCAGGTAGGCGCTGCCCACCACAAAGTCGGTGGTATAGCGGGCATCGGGCAGGTCATAGGCCGGGTTGATCAGGGCTCCATGGTTCGGGTGGGTCGGGTCGGTGATCTGGGTCAGACCCAACTGTTCCACATAGCGGGCCAGGTGGGGCAACACATTGGCCAGGGTGAGGGCAGACATAGCCGTCTCCTTAACGATTGTTTTTTGCGGGTTACGATTGTTGTTTCAATCATCGGCCCAGGGCCGGCCACGGTCTCATGCAGAGCTACCACGCCAAGACGCGCCAGTGCCAGGTGTAACCCCAAGTGCAAGGACGGTGAGGGTTACCGGGTGCCCAGCTGCACAGTTTGGTGCTGGAAGCGCTCGCCGTCGAGTTCGTAGATCCAGAAGGGATGGGGAAACTCGGAAAAGGCAGGAACGGTGGCGAAGAGGGTGTTGTCAACCATCTGGGGCCGCGCGCCCCGATGGTAGTGGCCGCTCAGGACCAGCCGCACCCGGCCACTGGCCACGATGGCAGCCTGCATGGCGTCCCCCTCGCCGTAGGTGTAGGGGTATTCGCCGTTGAGGTGGGGCCAGATCACGTAATGTTGGACGTGGATTTGGGGCGGCGAGTCGGGATCTTCCAGGGCATCCTGGAAGCGTTGCCATTCTGCCCCGGTGCGGTGGGGCACATGGCCCTCGCCCTCCGCGTCCCAGAAGGCCAGGACCCGATAGCCACGGCAGATCTGGTCCAGGGGAAGGTGGCCGAAGACCTTACGCGTCAACTCGGGGTGATCGTGGTTGCCGTCCACCACCACCAGGGGACAGGGCAGGGGCGCCAGAATGTCGGCGATGAGCCGCAGATCCGCCTCGCCCTGGGCCCGGGTGGCGGGATCGTCCAGCCGGTCGGTGGGGTAGTCCACCAAATCGCCGCTGAGCACCAGCAGGTCTGGGTTGTGGGCGTGGAGGTGCTGCACGGCCCGTTGCAGGTAATCGGCCATGAGGCGGCTGCGGCGTTCGGGGATGTCGGCAGTGCCCGGGAGGTGATGGCGCAGGTGCAGGTCGGAGATGTGGGCAATTTTCATGGCAGATCCGGGTGGGTACTGATGGTTTTGAGTTGAAAGGGTATCGAGTTTGACAACGTTGCCGGGGGTCCAGTATAATCCGGCGGCAATATATCATATATGATGACGGGCACGCAATTTACCGCGCTCCCCGTAATCGAAAACCTGAAACCACACCCAGCTTTCATCGTCCATCCATCTGGCCATCCTTGACATGGCACCGCCACCGTGGCTGCTCGCCATGGTGACGAGCGTCCCGAACGTGGCGTTGATCCTGCCATCGACCTGGCCGCCCGGCCCTTCTGCCCCGACGCGGGCCGGCGAGATCTCCCGGGCCTGCCGGACAGGCTCGCGTACCCGGTCCATCTATTGTACATCAGGGCCGTGGCGCGCCGGAAAACAGCCGGAAAAACTCTGGAGCCCATAAATGCCAAAGGCGAGGGGGTATCACAGCAAAAAGGAATTTGCCTACGAGACGCTGCGGGAGAGCATCATGAGCGGCGCGCTGAAACCCGGCACGCGCCTGATCATCGACGAGCTCTCCGCCGAGCTGGGGGTCAGCCCCATTCCCGTGCGGGAAGCCCTGCAGCAGCTCCAGTACGACGGCTTCGTCACCATCGAACCGTACATCGGCGCCCGGGTGAGCGAGATCCACGCCAGCCTCATCCAGGAAATCTTCGCCCTGTTGGAGGCGTTGGAGACCATCAGCAGCACGGTGGCCTGCCAGAAGATGAGCGATGCCGATTTCGCCGAGATGGAAGGCCTGCTACAGCGCATGGACAGGGATATGGCCGACCTGGAGCAGTGGGCAGAAGACAACGTACAGCTCCACCAGTTTCTCTGCGAGAAGGCGTCCATGTCCCTGGTGGCCAACATCATGCAGCAAGTGTTGGATCACTGGAACCGCCTGCGCCGCCACTACCTCCAGGACGTGATCGGCAAGCGGGTGGAGGCGGCCCAACGGGACCACTGGCGCCTGCTGGAAGCCCTGCGCACCCGGGATCCCAAAGTCGTGGCCCAGGTGATCCGTACCCACAACCAGGAGGCCCTCTCCTCCTATCTCCAATACCTGGCCAGCAGCGGCAAGCTGGAACCAGAAGAAATCATCCAAATGCCCGGAGGCAATTTACATGATTGACAAATCTGAACTGATTCAAAAATGCCACCGCACCCTGGACTTTGCCGGCCAACAGCTGCGCCACCTCATCGAAACCTACCCCGACTACTTCCCCATGTACACGGTCAACGGGAAGTGGAAGCACAGCGGTGAGGCCTGGACCAACTGGTGCGAGGGGTTCCTGGGCGGGCAGATGTGGCTCCTCTACAAACATACGGGGGACGACTACTGGCGGGAGAAGGCCGAACACTACTCCCGGCTGGTGGAGCACCGAAAAACCGACCGCACCGTCCACGACCTGGGCTTCGTCTTCTGGTCCACCTGGAAGCGCTGGTACGACCTGACCGGCGACCCGTCCCTCAACGATGTGGTGATCGAGGCAGGGCGCACCATGAGCCTGCGCTTCAAGGAAAAAGGGCAATACCTGCGCTCGTTTGTGGCCGATGATAGCCTCTTCATCGACATCATGATGAATGTGGGCATCATCTTCTACGCCGCCCAGCAGACCGGCGACAAAAACCTGTGGCGCATCGCCAACCAGCACTGCCTGACCACCCGCCGCTACCTGGTCCGGGGGGACGGCAGCACCGCCCACGAGGGGATCTTCGACCTGGAGACGGGCGAATTCCTGCGCCAGAGCACCCACCAGGGCTGGCGGGACGATTCGTCCTGGGCCCGGGGGCTCACCTGGGCCCTCTACGGCTTCGGCACAGCCTACTCCTTCACCCAGGATGTGCGCTTCCTGCAGACGGCCGAAGCCTGCGCCAATTTCTACATCGAGCGGACGCCCGACCACGGCGTGCCCCCCAATGACTGGGATGAACCCAATCCCCAATACCCCTACGAGAGCTCAGCCGCGGCCATTGCCGCCAGCGGCCTGCAGAACCTGGCCCGCCTCACCGGAGACGCGGCCCGGGCCCGCCTCTATCGGGACTATGCGCTCCAGATCCTGGACACCCTGACCGGCCCCGAGTTCACCGCCTACGAGACACCGGGCTGGGAGGGTATCCTCAAGCACGGCATGTACCACCAGCGCAAGGGGCTGGGCGTGGACGAGAGCGTCATGTGGGGCGACTACTTCTACCTGGAAGCCATCTGCAAGGTGTTGGGCTATGAATAGCGTGGAACCAGGAAGCGGCGTGAGTCGACGTCGGGTGGCGCTGGTCACTGGCGCCGGCCGGGGCATCGGCCGGGGTATCGCCCTGGCCCTGGCGGAACGAGGCTGGGCCGTGGTGGTGAACTACCGGGGCAACGCGACGGCCGCCCAGGAGACCGCCGCCGGGGTGGAGGCCGCCGGCAGCGAAGCCCTCCTGGCCCAGGCGGACATCGCCCAGGCCGCAGACCGGCAGCGCCTGGTGGACGAAACCCTGGAACGCTTCGGGCGGATCGACCTGCTGGTAAACAACGCCGGCATGGCCCCCCGGCAGCGCATGGATATCCTGGAGACTACCGAAGAGAGCTACGACGAGGTGATGGCCGTCAACCTGAAGGGGCCCTACTTCCTCACCCAGCAGGTGGCCAACACCATGATCCGCCTGATCCAGGAGGGGGTCATCCAGCAGCCGTTGATCATCAACATCGGCTCCCTCAGCGC of Litorilinea aerophila contains these proteins:
- a CDS encoding ABC transporter ATP-binding protein; protein product: MAQDTLLQLNQVSQRYRSGQRTFTAVEQVNLSIATGEFVCLLGPSGCGKSTLLRIITGLQRPSEGEVLYRGEPLRGVNPHATIVFQTFALFPWLSVLGNVEIALKARGVPAGLRTTRALDLLDRVGLDGFESAYPRELSGGMRQKVGFARAMAVEPELLCLDEPFSALDVLSAESLRSDLMELWTSGRIPTKAVLMVTYNIEEAVLMAGRIVVMDKNPGRVVADLTVDLPYPRQRKSPGFTGIVDRVYGLLAGQTQPEHVELGTAPGEPGITRSLPHIAIHDLTGLLEHLADAPGNRADIYRLAGELHIDSDHLLRLIEAAELLGFVTIVQGDISLTPLGETFVEAGILGRKEIFAARIRRLPIFKWLFALLRAADQHQLEWDVVRTALELDFPREEAERQLETVVDWGRYAEVLAYDDSEELLVLEPGAEAPAPRAHP
- a CDS encoding threonine synthase, which produces MATSAIVQEQPPFVVGLRCLRCGTTYRVGELDYVCSCRPNTGSDLGTLDVIYDYQALAQAIPPGQLMADPDRGIGRFWPLLPLARRESLPPLPVGDTPLLAVPRLADSLGLRHLFIKDDGRNPSASLKDRASAIAVARAREQGAAVVATASTGNAAAALAVLSAAAGQPNVIFVPKAAPPAKIAQLLVHGSLVLAVDGSYDQAYDLCLAACREFGWYNRSTGYNPYMTEGKKTVSLEIGAQLAQAQTDLAGPAPFLAPDAVFVSVGDGCILGGVHKGFQDLLALGWIDRMPRLYGVQSTRSAALYNAWRAGREVPAPVEATTRADSISVDAPRDPFKALRAVRETGGAFLAVPDEAILAAILPLARLAGVFAEPAGAAALAGLAQAVEQGLVRPDETVVVINTGSGLKDVGAAMEAGGAPVVIPPTLEAVRKALADSSGRRPQD
- a CDS encoding sulfatase family protein; this translates as MDRQPNLIFLMPDQLRHDFLSCYGATFVETPHIDSLAAHGVRYTRAYSTSPVCVPARASLLTGMNALKNGVTDNGQWLRPDLAAMGIHTWPEILARHGYYTAAIGKMHFYPWDIKHGFQYRVAAEDKRWIHVRDDYYHFLRERGHRKYHGNEHEGYYENKGAIINKLPWEYSVDHFVGQEAVRFIRQYGNDGPFALMVGFPGPHCPYDPNEEFLDAVDPERLPPAVPEVPGAAPGLRANNIEGNRKPWNGVDYSEFTEAHKQKIRHHYAALVKQIDEEVGQILQALEEEGLLENTVILFASDHGDYLGDHNLIGKGTFFEASIHIPLIVRLPRRAEATVVDDLVELGDVTATLLALAGCPVPGYMDSRPLPGLGLGVAEGRDYSIGMVSDGWMIFDGRWKLAKYKTGEILFFDLDNDPHEQHNLLWDPAHRERYLAMDARLTQAIMEAVTASHADKRVYHNSLSGDPSFGRESWTRPYPQRWNGAP
- a CDS encoding MBL fold metallo-hydrolase, giving the protein MIRPVLQDDAFLADVAQARQQADGFCLWWLGQSGFLLQWQGRHLLLDPYLSDSLTRKYAHTDKPHIRMTERVVAPERLDFIDVVTSSHNHTDHLDAETLIPLMQVNPGLTLVIPEANRDFVAQRLGCDPAWPLGVDAGRSVTVAGFTFHGVPAAHESLETDEQGRHKFLGYVIQFGRWTLYHSGDTVRYPGMAELLRRWPIDVAILPINGSKPERRVAGNLDGRQAAQLAHDVGARLVIPCHYEMFTFNTASPDEFIAACRELGQPYQVLRAGERFHYPPPWYSLA
- the hypB gene encoding hydrogenase nickel incorporation protein HypB — encoded protein: MARIPVVQNILHANEVLAADVRRRLDAHGIFGLNVMASPGAGKTTLITATVARLRDRLRLGYVDGDIATSLDAERIAGLGVPVVQINTGGNCHLDANMLSPALDQLPLDALDLLVVENVGNLVCPAHFQLGTHVNVLVASVPEGDDKPYKYPSMFRGVDVLLLNKVDLLPYIPFDVDRFLHGVKALNPQAQVFQLSALHGTGMEAWVEWLEQRVVQGQPAG
- the hypA gene encoding hydrogenase maturation nickel metallochaperone HypA codes for the protein MHELAITQHLLDLTLAHARAAQARKVTHLYLVIGQLSSIVDDSVQFYWEQIARGTLAADAQLHFRRVPAWLQCQGCGAETPLDAQADFRCPVCKSPAVQVVGGDEFRLESIEVE